The window CTGATGTCGAAACGATCGTCCAGCGCGCCGACAAACACCAAAATACCCGCGCAGATAAGGTAGAGCTTACCGTGCACAATCGTTTGTTCAGAGATCAAAAAGGCAAAGCACAGCCCGGCGTAAACGGATATACCGCCGACCAGAGGGATCAGCCCCTGATGGCGTTTGCGGTAATTGGGTTTATCAACCAGACCAATACGTTTTGCTACCTTACGGGCAACAAAAAGAAAAACCAGGGAAAACAGGAAAACAAATAGGATTTCAGTACTCATAGTGAGTAAGTTCACAATTAACAGATCTCTGTAGAAGATAAGGCAGCTTAACATGGGCGACAGGTTGTGCCATGGGTCCCCGTTACCTTTCAGTCATTTCCTATGACAACAGCGATTCATTCTCATCCCTGCCTTCGCTGCTGCCCGATAAATCGGAACAACCTAACGCGAACAGCATAGTAACGATCTAAACAAGATGAATTCTCAATAAGCCGAAGAAACAACTTACTTTTCCATTACTGCCACTTATCGTATCCGCCAAAAGCAAAAAACGCCACGTTTAGGCGTGGCGCTTGGCGAATTTTTTGCTGAATTATGAGCGTTTCATCATATCGAAGAATTCGTCATTGGTTTTGGTCATAGCCAACTTATTAATGAGGAACTCCATCGCGTCGATCTCACCCATCGGATGAATGATTTTGCGCAGGATCCACATTTTTTGCAGCTCTTCAGAGGTGGTAAGCAACTCTTCTTTACGGGTACCGGAACGGTTGTAATCGATGGCTGGGAATACGCGCTTCTCGGCGATTTTACGCGCCAGGTGCAATTCCATGTTGCCGGTACCTTTAAATTCTTCGTAGATAACCTCGTCCATTTTCGAACCGGTATCCACCAGCGCAGTGGCGATGATGGTCAGGCTGCCGCCTTCCTCAACGTTACGCGCCGCGCCGAAGAAACGCTTGGGACGATGCAGGGCGTTGGCGTCCACACCACCGGTCAGCACCTTGCCTGAGGCCGGTACCACGGTGTTGTAGGCGCGCGCCAGGCGGGTGATGGAGTCGAGCAGGATGATCACGTCTTTCTTGTGTTCAACCAGGCGCTTGGCCTTCTCGATAACCATTTCCGCAACCTGAACGTGGCGAGAAGCCGGTTCGTCGAAGGTCGAGGCGATCACTTCACCTTTCACCAGACGCTGCATCTCGGTCACTTCTTCCGGACGTTCGTCGATCAACAGCACCATCAGCACGCAGTCTGGGTGGTTGTAGGCGATGCTCTGCGCGATGTTCTGCAGCAGCATGGTTTTACCGGCTTTAGGCGGCGCGACGATCAGGCCACGCTGGCCGCGACCGATCGGCGATGCCAGATCCAGCACGCGCGCCGTCAGGTCTTCGGTCGAACCGTTGCCGCGCTCCATCCGCAGACGCGAGTTGGCGTGCAGCGGGGTCAAGTTCTCGAACAGGATCTTGCTGCGGGCGTTTTCCGGTTTGTCGTAGTTGACTTCGTTAACTTTCAACAGGGCAAAATAGCGCTCGCCTTCTTTTGGCGGTCGAATCTTACCGGAAATGGTGTCACCTGTGCGGAGGTTGAAACGGCGGATTTGGCTAGGGGATACGTAGATGTCGTCGGGGCCGGCGAGGTAGGAACTGTCTCCAGAGCGGAGGAAACCAAATCCATCCTGCAATATCTCCAGCACGCCGTCGCCGAAGATATCTTCTCCGCTTTTCGCATGCTGCTTCAGAATGGAGAAGATGATGTCCTGCTTGCGCATGCGGGCAAGGTTTTCCAGCCCCATATTTTCGCCGAGAGTAATCAGCTCAGAAACCGGCGTATTCTTTAATTCGGTAAGATTCATAGTGGTGGGTTCTTAAACTCGGGGTGTGTCTCGAACTTGTATCGTGAATGGTATGGCAGCGTGATACGTGCCTGTTTACTGGACGTTCGATCACCGGGCGCTGAGCCGTCGCGGTAAGAAATGGCTTACATCGGGCGCACGCATTGACGGTTTAAGATCGAAGGTACCTTAAAATTGATTTTGCAAAACCGTTTGATTGCTAAAACACGGGTTGGGTTCATTTTACTTTCAACACCAGTGCTTCAACACAGAGTAAAGCTTAGATTCAAACTCTTTAGATTTAAAACTTCGGGCAAGTTCTATATGCAGTGTGGTTAAACTTAACACGCTTCTTGGCAGGCGTCTAGCGGTGAATTGAACATCGCCGCCAGACGCCGCTGCCGGGCTTCCCGCCCGATTACAGATTC is drawn from Serratia entomophila and contains these coding sequences:
- the rho gene encoding transcription termination factor Rho — protein: MNLTELKNTPVSELITLGENMGLENLARMRKQDIIFSILKQHAKSGEDIFGDGVLEILQDGFGFLRSGDSSYLAGPDDIYVSPSQIRRFNLRTGDTISGKIRPPKEGERYFALLKVNEVNYDKPENARSKILFENLTPLHANSRLRMERGNGSTEDLTARVLDLASPIGRGQRGLIVAPPKAGKTMLLQNIAQSIAYNHPDCVLMVLLIDERPEEVTEMQRLVKGEVIASTFDEPASRHVQVAEMVIEKAKRLVEHKKDVIILLDSITRLARAYNTVVPASGKVLTGGVDANALHRPKRFFGAARNVEEGGSLTIIATALVDTGSKMDEVIYEEFKGTGNMELHLARKIAEKRVFPAIDYNRSGTRKEELLTTSEELQKMWILRKIIHPMGEIDAMEFLINKLAMTKTNDEFFDMMKRS